The Ictalurus furcatus strain D&B chromosome 5, Billie_1.0, whole genome shotgun sequence genome includes a region encoding these proteins:
- the ccdc120a gene encoding coiled-coil domain-containing protein 120 — protein sequence MATSPTHCSTHEHGWTVKSQSSSKTHDMEVRGHIITGPELQGSTDTKQRAERMVELQERRRSLQALLSTRLAELRRVCLQEAELTGELPNEFPLDAGENPPHVRRRVGSARSGSKSNSKSEEEDASQHRSKKTLFSGALRRHVEAEQQPAHGKRTTVHRGCHTENTVRSESSSTSDSTSQETEELSNGPSPSQPRLVPGSPDSRFCRKLSPVEIYYEMKTRRNSVSSSASPSRSLPRSVSNLEGRSVPATPQLTRNGPIGVHVRSESSSSTSALKQRSDNPEVTQAVPVSSQDAFSPGHLGCAYSAQTRRSNSSDALLDRCVDEGQISGPMVRNGSHKSSEALLDCRLKQVNGHAEVTRVRSISGGRGTSGSSGGYSDVLLDYVWGKQQKMQQMVQQQQQQQQQQRLQAQNSIKARAWHEVPPVPPPPYVNGFSSSSQGLILASGPPAYSPLMLRGKPGEPRRVKVSRTKSCGPFIPVQQGYAEIPVANGHNGVGQFQPRQRPPNYSTDLSSGSTPQDEPTRNLHKALALEGLRDWYLRNALGQPGTACTGKGQEGAPPPRRRTTASLHPSHPPLKQQAQSFQGDTAYTHLPQSATFHGHPLRSADFSPYQDTFSSKMEDLTLKETNNDRPSPGTLV from the exons ATGGCCACGAGCCCGACACACTGCAGCACGCATGAGCACGGCTGGACG GTGAAGTCGCAATCAAGCAGCAAGACACATGATatggaggtcagaggtcacataATCACTGGGCCTG agctgcAGGGCTCCACGGACACTAAGCAGCGTGCTGAACGAATGGTGGAGCTGCAGGAGAGACGGAGGAGCCTTCAGGCTTTACTCAGCACCCGCCTGGCTGAACTCAGGCGTGTGTGTCTCCAGGAGGCG GAACTGACTGGAGAGCTTCCGAACGAGTTCCCTTTAGACGCAGGAGAAAACCCCCCTCACGTGCGGAGAAGAGTCGGCTCGGCCCGCTCCGGCTCCAAGAGCAATTCAAAAAGCGAG GAGGAAGATGCGTCTCAGCACAGATCGAAAAAGACTCTGTTCAGCGGCGCCCTCCGCAGGCACGTCGAAGCTGAGCAACAGCCGGCTCACGGAAAGAGGACGACAGTTCACAGAGGATGTCACACAG agAACACAGTGAGGTCTGAGAGCAGCTCCACGTCCGACTCCACCAGCCAGGAGACCG AGGAGCTCTCTAATGGTCCGTCCCCCTCTCAGCCCCGGCTGGTCCCGGGGAGCCCAGACAGCAGGTTCTGTCGGAAACTCTCCCCCGTGGAGATCTACTACGAGATGAAAACCAGACGCAACTCTGTGTCCAGCTCAGCTAG CCCGAGTCGCTCTCTCCCGCGGAGTGTGTCCAATCTGGAGGGGAGAAGCGTCCCGGCGACGCCCCAGTTGACCCGGAACGGCCCGATCGGCGTGCATGTCAG gtCTGAATCCTCCAGCAGTACTTCGGCATTAAAGCAGCGATCAGATAATCCTGAAGTAACCCAAGCGGTGCCTGTTTCATCTCAGGATGCTTTTTCCCCTGGGCACTTGGGGTGTGCTTACAGCGCCCAAACACGACGCAGCAACAGCTCTGACGCGCTGCTGGACCGCTGTGTGGATGAAGGTCAGATATCAGGTCCTATGGTCCGGAACGGTTCTCACAAGAGCTCCGAGGCGCTGCTGGATTGCCGTTTGAAACAGGTGAACGGACACGCGGAGGTGACCCGCGTCCGGTCTATATCAGGCGGCCGTGGCACGAGCGGCTCCAGCGGAGGCTACAGTGATGTCCTGCTGGACTACGTGTGGGGGAAGCAGCAGAAGATGCAGCAGAtggtgcagcagcagcagcagcagcagcagcagcagagacTGCAGGCTCAAAACAGTATAAAAGCACGAGCCTGGCACGAAGTGCCCCCTGTACCCCCTCCACCTTACGTGAACGGCTTTTCTTCCTCATCTCAGGGCCTGATTCTGGCCTCAGGACCTCCAGCCTACAGCCCACTGATGCTGCGGGGTAAACCGGGTGAACCTCGGCGGGTCAAGGTCAGCCGAACCAAATCCTGCGGGCCGTTCATTCCCGTCCAGCAAGGTTACGCAGAGATCCCTGTTGCTAACGGACACAACGGAGTGGGACAGTTTCAACCCCGGCAAAGACCCCCTAACTACAGCACAGACCTGTCTTCTGGCTCCACCCCCCAGGATGAACCTACGCGCAACCTGCACAAGGCCCTGGCGCTCGAGGGTCTAAGGGACTGGTACCTGCGCAATGCACTGGGGCAGCCGGGCACGGCGTGCACCGGGAAAGGCCAGGAGGGGGCGCCGCCTCCGCGCAGACGAACCACAGCCTCGCTGCACCCTTCACATCCACCACTTAAACAACAGGCACAGTCGTTTCAGGGAGACACGGCGTACACACATCTGCCCCAGTCCGCTACGTTCCATGGACATCCGTTACG gtCTGCGGATTTTTCCCCGTACCAAGACACCTTCTCTTCCAAAATGGAGGACTTGACCTTGAAGGAGACGAATAATGACAGACCCAGTCCTGGCACACtcgtctaa